One window of the Anaeromyxobacter dehalogenans 2CP-C genome contains the following:
- a CDS encoding multicopper oxidase family protein, which yields MVRIRIVLALSLLAVSSGASPPATAQPLPATYLTPQTPLPPKAIPSFTDRLPVLSASAEPLWSAYPRIATVVDDGETPLDVNMCEFQTNVLPTGTFAPGTRPATWTWGYRLDGCPAPGALPQDTYLGPVIVATRGAPTTVRYVNALPASPDPISTNPLGTHVLAYSDSVDQTLHWADANMQMCMSTMPPALRDVCTYPYRDANGAMGIPAAPHLHGGEIPAELDGSPDSWFTSTGMMTGPGRYASPRFAPAANEVVYRYPNTQEAGPLWFHDHTLGATRLNVYAGLAGGYVLVDPEQPLPAGLEDATKVVPLILQDRMFDTNGELFFTAGTKGGVLWALNPEHPYWNPEFVGDTLLVNGVVWPYLEVEPKRYRFLLVNGSNARTYELFLTNPKTKVNGPAMWIIGTDGGYVDVAQKIDPTALKPAPQRLVIMPGERYEVVIDFGGQPVGTTLLLKNVAKTPYPGGATPTGGLSQLMQLRVACPPAPAQCGAGGIAWNPAVSATVRSGDGAVKPLVAFGAGTLGAGVTAQKTRLLTLNEVMGMPVSAVNPIDGVMTAYPGGPLEILVNNTKWSGASARNDPTSGAAYRGDFTQLTAGGLHYSELPAEGETELWEIANLTADSHPIHLHLVQFQLMNRQALDVPKYSAAYAAAFPQVNDPATGQPRMVGMNVCTAGAYCPGYGPPLDYGSGTPGKLGGNPDVARFLKGLPQPAAAQERGWKDTVQVPPGTVTRFVVRWAPTSADVGTIAAFPFDPSGQGGAYNYVWHCHIIDHEDNEMMRPDTVLPIPGAVRSYVMGTDF from the coding sequence ATGGTCCGCATCCGCATCGTCCTGGCGCTGTCGCTGCTCGCGGTCTCGTCGGGCGCCTCGCCACCCGCCACCGCGCAGCCGCTGCCCGCCACCTACCTCACGCCGCAGACGCCGCTTCCGCCGAAGGCCATCCCGTCGTTCACGGACCGGCTGCCGGTGCTCTCGGCCAGCGCCGAGCCCCTGTGGTCGGCGTACCCGCGCATCGCGACCGTCGTGGACGACGGCGAGACGCCGCTCGACGTGAACATGTGCGAGTTCCAGACGAACGTGCTCCCCACCGGCACGTTCGCGCCCGGGACGCGGCCCGCCACGTGGACGTGGGGCTACCGGCTCGACGGCTGCCCGGCGCCCGGCGCGCTCCCGCAGGACACGTACCTCGGCCCGGTGATCGTGGCGACGCGCGGCGCGCCCACCACGGTGCGGTACGTGAACGCGCTGCCCGCGTCACCGGATCCGATCTCGACGAACCCGCTGGGCACGCACGTGCTCGCCTACTCGGACAGCGTGGACCAGACGCTCCACTGGGCGGACGCGAACATGCAGATGTGCATGTCCACGATGCCGCCCGCGCTCCGCGACGTCTGCACCTATCCGTACCGCGACGCGAACGGCGCCATGGGCATCCCCGCGGCCCCGCACCTGCACGGCGGCGAGATCCCCGCCGAGCTCGACGGCAGCCCGGACTCCTGGTTCACGAGCACCGGCATGATGACCGGGCCGGGCCGGTACGCGAGCCCGCGGTTCGCCCCGGCGGCGAACGAGGTCGTCTACCGCTACCCGAACACGCAGGAGGCCGGCCCGCTGTGGTTCCACGATCACACGCTGGGCGCGACGCGCCTGAACGTGTACGCCGGCCTCGCCGGCGGGTACGTGCTCGTCGATCCCGAGCAGCCGCTCCCCGCCGGCCTGGAGGACGCGACGAAGGTCGTCCCGCTCATCCTCCAGGACCGCATGTTCGACACGAACGGCGAGCTGTTCTTCACCGCGGGCACGAAGGGCGGCGTCCTCTGGGCGCTCAACCCCGAGCACCCGTACTGGAACCCGGAGTTCGTGGGCGACACGCTGCTCGTGAACGGGGTGGTGTGGCCGTACCTGGAGGTCGAGCCGAAGCGCTACCGCTTCCTGCTCGTGAACGGCTCGAACGCCCGGACGTACGAGCTGTTCCTGACGAACCCGAAGACCAAGGTGAACGGCCCGGCGATGTGGATCATCGGGACCGACGGCGGCTACGTGGACGTGGCGCAGAAGATCGACCCGACCGCCCTGAAGCCCGCGCCCCAGCGGCTCGTGATCATGCCCGGCGAGCGCTACGAGGTCGTCATCGACTTCGGGGGCCAGCCGGTGGGCACGACGCTCCTGCTCAAGAACGTCGCCAAGACGCCCTATCCCGGCGGCGCGACGCCGACGGGCGGCCTCTCGCAGCTGATGCAGCTCCGCGTCGCCTGCCCGCCCGCGCCGGCGCAGTGCGGCGCCGGCGGCATCGCCTGGAACCCGGCCGTGAGCGCGACCGTCCGGAGCGGCGACGGCGCGGTGAAGCCGCTCGTGGCGTTCGGCGCCGGCACGCTCGGCGCCGGGGTGACCGCGCAGAAGACCCGCCTGCTCACGCTCAACGAGGTGATGGGCATGCCGGTGAGCGCGGTGAACCCGATCGACGGCGTCATGACCGCGTATCCGGGCGGCCCGCTCGAGATCCTCGTCAACAACACGAAGTGGAGCGGCGCCTCGGCACGGAACGACCCGACGTCGGGCGCCGCCTATCGCGGCGACTTCACCCAGCTCACCGCGGGCGGGCTCCACTACTCCGAGCTGCCGGCGGAGGGCGAGACGGAGCTCTGGGAGATCGCCAACCTCACCGCCGACTCGCACCCGATCCACCTGCACCTGGTGCAGTTCCAGCTCATGAACCGCCAGGCGCTCGACGTGCCCAAGTACTCCGCGGCCTACGCGGCGGCGTTCCCGCAGGTGAACGATCCCGCCACCGGCCAGCCGCGCATGGTCGGCATGAACGTGTGCACCGCCGGCGCCTACTGCCCCGGCTACGGCCCGCCGCTCGACTACGGGAGCGGCACGCCCGGCAAGCTCGGCGGCAACCCCGACGTCGCCCGGTTCCTGAAGGGACTGCCGCAGCCCGCGGCGGCGCAGGAGCGCGGCTGGAAGGACACCGTGCAGGTGCCGCCCGGCACGGTGACGCGGTTCGTGGTCCGGTGGGCGCCGACCAGCGCGGACGTCGGCACGATCGCGGCGTTCCCGTTCGACCCGAGCGGCCAGGGCGGCGCGTACAACTACGTGTGGCACTGCCACATCATCGACCACGAGGACAACGAGATGATGCGCCCGGACACCGTGCTCCCGATCCCGGGCGCGGTCCGGAGCTACGTGATGGGCACCGACTTCTGA
- a CDS encoding pyridoxal-phosphate dependent enzyme: MPSAPPPAAGTLELIGATPMVRVRHLDTGPCELFLKLESANPGGSIKDRIGLSMIAAAERDGSLGGDRRHLVEATAGNTGLGLALVAAQRGYRLTLVIPDKMSREKILHLKALGAEVVMTRSDVGKGHPEYYQDLAERVAREEGAFYVNQFANPANPAAHETGTGPEIVAQLGGRLDAMVCGVGSGGTLTGLSRHLATAVPGCELVLADPEGSVLAGYVETGTIGRAGSWLVEGIGEDFLPPVADLSRVRRAYRIPDRESLETARALLRAEGLLAGSSTGTLLAAALRHCRAADRPLRVCTLVCDSGNKYLSKMFDDLWMLEQGLSDRPTVGDLTDLVTRRFADRAVVTTGPGDPLLVALNRMKANDVSQLPVVEGGRVVGIVDESDLLLAAVDDASRLSLPVRDVMATRLETVTPATPLKVLLPMFAAGLVPIVMDGDRFVGLVTRMDVLGALRRRLAR; this comes from the coding sequence ATGCCCTCCGCCCCGCCCCCCGCCGCCGGCACGCTCGAGCTCATCGGCGCGACGCCCATGGTCCGCGTGCGCCACCTCGACACCGGTCCCTGCGAGCTGTTCCTGAAGCTGGAGAGCGCGAACCCGGGCGGCTCGATCAAGGACCGCATCGGCCTGTCGATGATCGCGGCGGCCGAGCGCGACGGCAGCCTCGGCGGCGACCGCCGTCACCTGGTGGAGGCCACCGCGGGCAACACCGGGCTCGGCCTCGCGCTCGTCGCCGCGCAGCGCGGCTACCGCCTGACGCTCGTCATCCCCGACAAGATGAGCCGCGAGAAGATCCTCCACCTCAAGGCGCTCGGCGCCGAGGTGGTGATGACGCGCTCCGACGTGGGCAAGGGCCACCCGGAGTACTACCAGGACCTCGCCGAGCGCGTCGCGCGGGAGGAGGGCGCGTTCTACGTCAACCAGTTCGCGAACCCGGCGAACCCGGCGGCGCACGAGACCGGCACCGGCCCGGAGATCGTCGCGCAGCTCGGCGGCCGGCTGGACGCGATGGTGTGCGGGGTCGGCTCGGGCGGCACGCTCACCGGCCTCTCGCGCCACCTGGCGACGGCCGTCCCCGGCTGCGAGCTGGTGCTGGCCGATCCCGAGGGCTCGGTGCTCGCCGGCTACGTCGAGACCGGCACCATCGGCCGGGCGGGGAGCTGGCTGGTGGAGGGGATCGGCGAGGACTTCCTGCCGCCGGTCGCCGACCTGTCGCGGGTCCGGCGGGCGTACCGGATCCCGGATCGCGAGAGCCTGGAGACGGCGCGGGCCCTGCTCCGCGCCGAGGGCCTCCTGGCCGGCTCGTCCACCGGCACCCTGCTCGCGGCGGCGCTGCGCCACTGCCGCGCCGCGGACCGGCCGCTCCGCGTCTGCACCCTCGTGTGCGACTCGGGCAACAAGTACCTGTCGAAGATGTTCGACGACCTCTGGATGCTGGAGCAGGGGCTCTCGGACCGGCCCACCGTGGGCGACCTCACGGACCTCGTCACCCGCCGCTTCGCCGATCGCGCCGTGGTGACCACCGGCCCGGGGGACCCGCTGCTCGTCGCGCTCAACCGCATGAAGGCGAACGACGTCTCGCAGCTGCCGGTGGTCGAGGGCGGGCGCGTGGTGGGCATCGTGGACGAGTCCGACCTGCTGCTCGCCGCGGTGGACGACGCGTCCCGCCTCTCGCTCCCGGTCCGCGACGTCATGGCCACGCGGCTCGAGACGGTGACGCCCGCGACCCCGCTGAAGGTCCTGCTGCCCATGTTCGCGGCGGGCCTCGTGCCCATCGTGATGGACGGCGACCGCTTCGTCGGCCTCGTCACGCGCATGGACGTGCTGGGCGCGCTGCGGCGCCGGCTCGCGCGCTGA
- a CDS encoding tetratricopeptide repeat protein translates to MDPRAELLARRAALRTRVRAGDGRAALSLARSLERDPPRDHAAARRAYEAAAKAGLADAMAALGELLRDGRGGPRDLDGAVRWFSEAARRGKPEAIANLAGALLHGEGAPRDRAAAIRLFRRAASAGVVQAMVDLAACLRQGAAGVPRDDAAALRWLRRAATHGHAGAALLVGQAYWFGRMGAPRDRARAAPFLLAAARKGEPKAAGLAAEARTVLGGAAPRRAPARVTAPAARPAGSRAPRSGRTRP, encoded by the coding sequence ATGGACCCGCGCGCCGAGCTGCTGGCACGCCGCGCCGCGCTGCGCACCCGCGTGCGCGCCGGCGACGGCCGCGCCGCGCTGTCGCTCGCCCGCTCGCTCGAGCGCGATCCGCCGCGCGACCACGCCGCGGCCCGGCGCGCCTACGAGGCCGCGGCGAAGGCAGGCCTCGCGGACGCGATGGCCGCGCTGGGCGAGCTGCTCCGCGACGGCCGCGGCGGCCCGCGGGACCTCGACGGCGCGGTGCGCTGGTTCTCCGAGGCGGCGCGGCGCGGGAAGCCCGAGGCCATCGCGAACCTGGCCGGCGCGCTGCTGCACGGCGAGGGCGCGCCGCGGGATCGCGCCGCGGCGATCCGGCTGTTCCGCCGCGCGGCCTCGGCCGGCGTGGTGCAGGCGATGGTGGACCTCGCGGCCTGCCTGCGCCAGGGCGCCGCCGGCGTGCCGCGCGACGACGCGGCCGCGCTGCGCTGGCTCCGCCGCGCCGCCACGCACGGCCACGCCGGCGCGGCGCTGCTCGTCGGCCAGGCCTACTGGTTCGGCCGGATGGGCGCGCCGCGGGATCGCGCGCGGGCCGCGCCGTTCCTGCTCGCCGCCGCGCGCAAGGGCGAGCCGAAGGCCGCCGGCCTCGCCGCGGAGGCCCGGACCGTGCTCGGGGGCGCGGCGCCGCGGAGGGCGCCGGCGCGCGTCACCGCCCCCGCCGCGCGTCCCGCAGGATCTCGCGCGCCGCGCTCCGGCCGCACGCGCCCATGA
- a CDS encoding phytoene desaturase family protein, with protein MEPFDLVVVGGGHNGLVAAAYAARAGQRTLVLEALDRLGGASGGDEPWPGFRVSTAAYVVSLFRPEIVRELDLARHGYAVLPRDPSSFTPLPDGRSLLLGPDPALNQREIAKFSRRDAERFPRYEALLDRLARAIEPTLLEPPPDPFSGRPGDLWRLARTGWRLLRLGEDGPRALELLLGAARPILERWFESEPLRATLATDAIIGAMASPSTPGTAYVLFHHVMGEVNGARGVWGYVRGGMGALAAALAGAARAAGAELRTGARVARVRVRGGRADGVVLADGTEIPARRVASSVDARRTLLGMVGAEHLAPEVAEAVGAIDYASASLKINLALSELPRFPAAPHAGAAPGPHHRGTIHVSPTLDHIERAFADAAAGRPSAEPVLECTIPSAVDPGVAPPGRHLMSMFVQYAPYRLAEGSWDELKEPFADRCVALLDRYAPGFAASVLHREVLSPLDLERRFGLTGGNIFQGAMTPAQLLFLRPFPGGGGYRTPVPGLYLCGAATHPGGGVMGACGRSAAREILRDARRGR; from the coding sequence ATGGAGCCGTTCGACCTGGTGGTCGTGGGCGGCGGGCACAACGGGCTGGTGGCCGCCGCCTACGCGGCGCGCGCCGGCCAGCGGACGCTGGTGCTGGAGGCGCTCGATCGCCTCGGCGGCGCGAGCGGGGGCGACGAGCCCTGGCCCGGCTTCCGCGTCTCCACCGCGGCGTACGTGGTGAGCCTGTTCCGGCCCGAGATCGTCCGCGAGCTCGACCTCGCCCGGCACGGCTACGCGGTGCTGCCGCGCGACCCCTCCTCCTTCACGCCGCTCCCCGACGGCCGCTCGCTGCTGCTCGGCCCGGACCCGGCCCTGAACCAGCGCGAGATCGCGAAGTTCTCCCGGCGCGACGCCGAGCGCTTCCCGCGCTACGAGGCGCTGCTCGACCGGCTCGCCCGCGCGATCGAGCCGACGCTGCTCGAGCCGCCGCCGGATCCGTTCTCCGGTCGGCCCGGCGACCTGTGGCGGCTCGCGCGCACCGGCTGGCGGCTGCTGCGCCTCGGCGAGGACGGCCCGCGCGCGCTCGAGCTCCTGCTCGGCGCCGCCCGCCCCATCCTCGAGCGGTGGTTCGAGTCGGAGCCGCTCCGCGCCACGCTCGCCACCGACGCGATCATCGGCGCGATGGCGTCACCCTCCACGCCGGGCACCGCCTACGTGCTGTTCCACCACGTGATGGGCGAGGTGAACGGCGCGCGCGGCGTCTGGGGGTACGTGCGCGGCGGGATGGGCGCGCTCGCCGCGGCGCTGGCCGGCGCGGCGCGCGCGGCGGGGGCGGAGCTCCGCACCGGCGCCCGGGTGGCGCGGGTGCGGGTGCGCGGCGGCCGGGCCGACGGCGTGGTGCTGGCGGACGGGACGGAGATCCCGGCGCGGCGCGTCGCGTCGTCGGTGGACGCCCGGCGGACGCTGCTCGGGATGGTCGGCGCGGAGCACCTCGCGCCGGAGGTGGCCGAGGCCGTCGGCGCGATCGACTACGCGAGCGCCTCGCTCAAGATCAACCTGGCCCTCTCCGAGCTCCCGCGCTTCCCGGCGGCGCCGCACGCGGGCGCGGCGCCCGGCCCGCACCACCGCGGCACGATCCACGTCTCGCCGACGCTCGACCACATCGAGCGCGCGTTCGCCGACGCCGCCGCGGGCCGGCCCTCGGCGGAGCCGGTGCTGGAGTGCACGATCCCGTCGGCGGTGGATCCCGGCGTCGCGCCGCCCGGGCGTCACCTCATGTCGATGTTCGTGCAGTACGCGCCGTACCGGCTCGCCGAGGGCTCCTGGGACGAGCTCAAGGAGCCGTTCGCGGATCGCTGCGTGGCGCTGCTCGACCGCTACGCGCCCGGCTTCGCCGCCTCGGTGCTGCACCGCGAGGTGCTCTCGCCGCTGGATCTCGAGCGGCGCTTCGGGCTCACCGGCGGGAACATCTTCCAGGGCGCGATGACGCCGGCGCAGCTGCTGTTCCTCCGGCCGTTCCCCGGCGGCGGCGGCTACCGCACGCCGGTGCCCGGCCTGTACCTGTGCGGCGCCGCCACGCACCCCGGCGGCGGGGTCATGGGCGCGTGCGGCCGGAGCGCGGCGCGCGAGATCCTGCGGGACGCGCGGCGGGGGCGGTGA
- a CDS encoding LemA family protein, whose amino-acid sequence MSVVLVLLGLVVLAAIAAVGIYNGLVTRRNAYKNAFSQIDVQLKRRYDLIPNLVETAKGYLKHERETLEAVVAARNGAAAAARAAAANPGDPAAMAALSGAEGALAGVLTRFLAVAEAYPDLKANQNMLALQEELTSTENRIAFARQAYNDAVMAYNNARETFPGVLLAGGFPPATAFEVQVAAEREPVRVQF is encoded by the coding sequence ATGTCCGTGGTGCTCGTGCTGCTCGGGCTCGTGGTGCTGGCGGCGATCGCGGCCGTCGGCATCTACAACGGGCTCGTCACGCGGCGGAACGCGTACAAGAACGCGTTCAGCCAGATCGACGTCCAGCTCAAGCGGCGGTACGACCTCATCCCGAACCTGGTCGAGACGGCCAAGGGCTACCTGAAGCACGAGCGCGAGACGCTCGAGGCGGTGGTCGCGGCCCGCAACGGCGCCGCCGCCGCCGCGCGCGCGGCCGCCGCGAACCCGGGCGACCCCGCGGCCATGGCCGCGCTGTCCGGCGCCGAGGGCGCGCTCGCCGGCGTGCTGACTCGCTTCCTGGCGGTGGCCGAGGCCTACCCGGACCTGAAGGCGAACCAGAACATGCTGGCGCTGCAGGAGGAGCTGACCTCCACCGAGAACCGGATCGCGTTCGCGCGCCAGGCCTACAACGACGCGGTGATGGCCTACAACAACGCCCGCGAGACGTTCCCCGGCGTGCTGCTCGCAGGCGGCTTCCCGCCCGCGACCGCGTTCGAGGTGCAGGTCGCCGCCGAGCGCGAGCCGGTGCGGGTGCAGTTCTAG
- a CDS encoding M48 family metallopeptidase, which translates to MAAQAPPAGRATLDFFAAQRNARRRTTVLVIAFAVALAAVIAVVYLALAVALGLGAGAGPGGWAVDASGAAYGPPLLQPGLLALTALGVGAITGVGGAWHAVRLSSGGGAAVAELLGGTPVDRATQDAAERRLVNVTEEMALAAGMPVPRLYVLRGEPGINAFAAGYTPGHSVVAVTRGALERLTRDELQGVVAHELSHVLNADTRIDLRLMAAVGGLGFLTLLGRLLLDAGSGPRRSRDRNRGAIALVGLGLLLAGAMGSLCGRLVRFAVARQREWLADASAVQFTRNPDGLAGALRKIAAEGSAVSGPHVAEAAHLFFARASGGLLAGLFSTHPPIEERIRRIAPHLAGAPLPRATAAGAGAPPRPAPDRPGVAGLAGGAAEPATALPASALRAEHLPRAAGLLSRLPPALAAAAREPFGARAIACALLVDAAAPARAAQLAYFERNDRPLRAELERLLPALAGLDRATRNALLALALPALDALSPAQGTALAADLRALAAADRAVSPYELAVLRTVLRRLSRGAGAPPRALLRTVDEAGPECLEVLSCLAWTGGRDAAAAQAALDAGARALGARAPWRLLPREQLGLGRLETALDRLDAASPTVKAAALEACSAVARADGRVGADEAELVRAVAASLGLPFPPGLERAGAPGAGAAAPLS; encoded by the coding sequence ATGGCCGCCCAGGCGCCGCCCGCCGGGCGGGCCACGCTGGACTTCTTCGCCGCCCAGCGGAACGCCCGCCGGCGCACCACCGTCCTCGTGATCGCGTTCGCGGTGGCGCTCGCCGCCGTGATCGCGGTGGTCTACCTCGCGCTGGCCGTGGCGCTCGGGCTGGGCGCCGGCGCGGGCCCCGGGGGGTGGGCGGTGGACGCGTCCGGCGCGGCGTACGGCCCGCCGCTCCTCCAGCCCGGCCTGCTCGCGCTCACCGCGCTCGGCGTCGGCGCGATCACCGGGGTGGGCGGCGCCTGGCACGCGGTGCGGCTCTCCTCGGGCGGCGGCGCCGCGGTGGCGGAGCTGCTGGGCGGCACGCCGGTGGACCGCGCCACGCAGGACGCCGCCGAGCGGCGCCTGGTCAACGTGACCGAGGAGATGGCGCTCGCGGCCGGCATGCCGGTGCCGCGGCTCTACGTGCTCCGCGGCGAGCCGGGCATCAACGCGTTCGCGGCCGGCTACACGCCGGGTCACAGCGTGGTGGCGGTGACGCGGGGCGCGCTGGAGCGGCTCACCCGCGACGAGCTGCAGGGCGTCGTGGCCCACGAGCTGTCGCACGTGCTGAACGCCGACACGCGCATCGACCTCCGCCTGATGGCCGCGGTGGGCGGGCTCGGGTTCCTGACGCTGCTCGGGCGGCTGCTCCTCGACGCCGGCTCCGGTCCCCGGCGCTCCCGCGACCGCAACCGCGGCGCCATCGCGCTGGTCGGCCTGGGGCTGCTCCTCGCCGGCGCCATGGGCAGCCTGTGCGGGCGGCTGGTCCGCTTCGCGGTGGCCCGGCAGCGCGAGTGGCTGGCGGACGCGTCGGCGGTGCAGTTCACGCGCAACCCGGACGGCCTGGCCGGCGCGCTCCGCAAGATCGCGGCGGAGGGCTCGGCGGTGTCCGGGCCGCACGTGGCCGAGGCCGCGCACCTGTTCTTCGCGCGCGCCTCGGGCGGCCTCCTCGCCGGCCTTTTCTCGACCCACCCGCCCATCGAGGAGCGCATCCGCCGGATCGCGCCGCACCTCGCCGGCGCGCCGCTTCCCCGCGCGACCGCGGCCGGCGCCGGCGCGCCGCCCCGCCCGGCGCCGGACCGTCCCGGGGTGGCGGGGCTCGCCGGCGGTGCGGCGGAGCCCGCGACCGCGCTGCCGGCCTCCGCGCTCCGCGCCGAGCACCTCCCCCGCGCCGCCGGGCTGCTCTCGCGCCTGCCGCCGGCGCTCGCGGCGGCGGCGCGAGAGCCGTTCGGCGCCCGCGCCATCGCCTGCGCGCTGCTCGTGGACGCCGCGGCCCCGGCGCGGGCGGCGCAGCTCGCGTACTTCGAGCGGAACGACCGCCCGCTCCGCGCCGAGCTGGAGCGGCTCCTCCCGGCGCTGGCCGGGCTCGATCGCGCCACCCGGAACGCGCTCCTCGCGCTGGCCCTCCCGGCGCTCGACGCGCTCTCGCCGGCGCAGGGCACCGCGCTCGCCGCCGACCTGCGCGCCCTCGCGGCCGCGGACCGGGCCGTGTCGCCCTACGAGCTGGCGGTGCTCCGCACCGTGCTCCGGCGGCTCTCCCGCGGCGCCGGCGCGCCGCCCCGGGCGCTCCTGCGCACGGTGGACGAGGCCGGGCCGGAGTGCCTGGAGGTGCTCTCCTGCCTGGCCTGGACCGGCGGGCGCGACGCGGCCGCGGCGCAGGCCGCGCTCGACGCCGGCGCCCGGGCGCTGGGCGCGCGCGCGCCGTGGCGGCTCCTCCCGCGCGAGCAGCTCGGGCTCGGGCGGCTCGAGACCGCGCTCGACCGGCTCGACGCGGCGTCACCTACCGTGAAGGCCGCGGCGCTGGAGGCGTGCTCGGCCGTGGCCCGGGCCGACGGGCGCGTCGGCGCGGACGAGGCCGAGCTGGTGCGGGCGGTCGCTGCCTCGCTCGGCCTACCCTTTCCGCCAGGGCTGGAACGCGCGGGCGCTCCCGGGGCCGGGGCGGCGGCGCCCCTCAGTTGA
- a CDS encoding DUF2203 domain-containing protein: MDEGPRYFTVEEANDLVSDLEIEFGRVAQVRADMVACVEALGGAEVAMAILQRGEPGPAGHQDGARRLRALADQLGAAVERINGLGCLVKDLEAGLVDFYSLQDGEPVFLCWQYGEPAVSHWHPVDAGFAARQPIEGVTVRPPAFLN, translated from the coding sequence ATGGACGAGGGCCCCCGGTACTTCACCGTCGAGGAGGCGAACGATCTCGTGTCCGACCTCGAGATCGAGTTCGGGCGGGTCGCCCAGGTGCGCGCCGACATGGTCGCGTGCGTGGAGGCGCTGGGCGGCGCCGAGGTCGCGATGGCCATCCTTCAGCGGGGCGAGCCGGGCCCGGCCGGGCACCAGGACGGCGCGCGGCGGCTGCGCGCGCTCGCGGACCAGCTCGGCGCGGCGGTCGAGCGCATCAACGGCCTCGGGTGCCTGGTGAAGGACCTCGAGGCCGGCCTGGTGGACTTCTACTCGCTCCAGGACGGCGAGCCGGTGTTCCTGTGCTGGCAGTACGGGGAGCCGGCGGTCTCGCACTGGCATCCCGTGGACGCGGGCTTCGCCGCCCGGCAGCCGATCGAGGGCGTGACGGTCCGGCCGCCGGCCTTCCTCAACTGA
- the ffh gene encoding signal recognition particle protein, producing MLETVSKGFKAARNKLKGRTEITPEVVDDALRDIRVSLLEADVSFDVVKRFVARVREKAIGEVVETKIKTEKGQLRVTPQDHFVKICHDELEALMGPVDTSLRQGERGRPTGIMMVGLQGSGKTTTAGKIANRLLKDGKQVMLVAADVYRPAAVDQLKVLGERLGVPVFHEPGVSPPDMCRHAFEAAQREHRNAVIYDTAGRLAIDDELMTELENIKANVAPENILLVADAMIGQDAVKTASEFDRRLAIDGFILTKLDGDARGGAALSIKEVTGKPIKFLGMGEALDRLEEFRPEGLASRILGFGDIVGLVKDFEQHVDEETAEAEAQKILSGDFTLEDFVNQIRMVRKMGPLGELMEKFPMFGELPENFQFDDSALTRIVAMVDSMTQAERLRPDSITEPRLKRIAKGSGRTEKDVRDLLKQYNAMRGVMKQVGSAPGLLARLPGVKQLMQLRKMQGKGMEDVLGADADAVERAMQGGLVDPRMAAQMAGLPKGYTPPMSAGAMARARMMGYAPEPIALESAKEREARKKKRKAERQARKKGRKKGRR from the coding sequence GTGCTCGAGACCGTATCCAAGGGCTTCAAGGCTGCCCGCAACAAGCTGAAGGGGCGCACCGAGATCACCCCGGAGGTCGTGGACGACGCGCTCCGCGACATCCGCGTCTCCCTGCTCGAGGCCGACGTCTCGTTCGACGTGGTGAAGCGCTTCGTCGCCCGCGTCCGCGAGAAGGCCATCGGCGAGGTGGTCGAGACGAAGATCAAGACGGAGAAGGGCCAGCTCCGCGTCACGCCCCAGGACCACTTCGTCAAGATCTGCCACGACGAGCTCGAGGCGCTGATGGGCCCGGTGGACACCTCGCTCCGCCAGGGCGAGCGCGGCCGCCCGACCGGCATCATGATGGTCGGCCTGCAGGGCTCCGGCAAGACCACCACCGCCGGCAAGATCGCGAACCGCCTCCTCAAGGACGGCAAGCAGGTCATGCTGGTGGCGGCGGACGTCTACCGGCCCGCCGCCGTGGACCAGCTCAAGGTGCTGGGCGAGCGGCTCGGCGTGCCGGTGTTCCACGAGCCCGGCGTGTCGCCGCCGGACATGTGCCGCCACGCGTTCGAGGCGGCGCAGCGCGAGCACCGCAACGCGGTCATCTACGACACCGCCGGCCGGCTCGCCATCGACGACGAGCTCATGACCGAGCTCGAGAACATCAAGGCGAACGTCGCGCCCGAGAACATCCTGCTCGTGGCCGACGCCATGATCGGCCAGGACGCGGTGAAGACCGCGAGCGAGTTCGACCGGCGCCTCGCCATCGACGGCTTCATCCTGACCAAGCTCGACGGCGACGCCCGCGGCGGCGCGGCGCTCTCCATCAAGGAGGTCACCGGCAAGCCCATCAAGTTCCTCGGCATGGGCGAGGCGCTGGATCGCCTCGAGGAGTTCCGGCCCGAGGGGCTCGCCTCCCGCATCCTGGGCTTCGGCGACATCGTCGGCCTGGTGAAGGACTTCGAGCAGCACGTCGACGAGGAGACCGCCGAGGCCGAGGCGCAGAAGATCCTCTCCGGCGACTTCACGCTCGAGGACTTCGTCAACCAGATCCGGATGGTCCGGAAGATGGGCCCGCTCGGCGAGCTCATGGAGAAGTTCCCGATGTTCGGGGAGCTCCCGGAGAACTTCCAGTTCGACGACTCCGCCCTCACCCGCATCGTGGCGATGGTGGACTCGATGACCCAGGCCGAGCGGCTCCGCCCGGACTCGATCACCGAGCCGCGGCTGAAGCGGATCGCGAAGGGCTCCGGCCGGACCGAGAAGGACGTCCGCGACCTGCTCAAGCAGTACAACGCCATGCGCGGCGTGATGAAGCAGGTGGGGTCCGCGCCCGGCCTGCTGGCGCGGCTGCCCGGCGTGAAGCAGCTCATGCAGCTGCGGAAGATGCAGGGCAAGGGCATGGAGGACGTGCTCGGCGCCGACGCCGACGCGGTCGAGCGCGCCATGCAGGGCGGCCTGGTGGACCCGCGCATGGCCGCGCAGATGGCCGGGCTGCCCAAGGGCTACACGCCGCCCATGTCGGCCGGCGCCATGGCCCGCGCCCGCATGATGGGCTACGCGCCCGAGCCGATCGCCCTCGAGAGCGCCAAGGAGCGCGAGGCCCGCAAGAAGAAGCGCAAGGCCGAGCGCCAGGCGCGCAAGAAGGGCCGGAAGAAGGGCCGCCGCTGA